A portion of the Cydia fagiglandana chromosome 7, ilCydFagi1.1, whole genome shotgun sequence genome contains these proteins:
- the LOC134665946 gene encoding cuticle protein 7-like: MFNKIVIFAAALAAVCAQQHGHGQDHHGHAVSSQSFVIHQVHQQHKDNHAPHHQQVVAAPVYQSAPVHYAIPVHHAAPAHHEHQKEEHHDYYAHPKYEFSYKVEDPHTGDRKSQHEFRDGDVVKGVYSLHEADGSVRTVEYNSDKHSGFNAYVKHSEPIKHVQPHHHHH, translated from the exons ATGTTCAACAAA ATCGTCATCTTCGCGGCGGCGTTAGCGGCCGTGTGTGCCCAACAGCACGGACACGGTCAAGACCACCACGGCCACGCCGTGTCCTCCCAGTCCTTCGTGATCCACCAAGTGCACCAACAGCATAAGGACAACCATGCTCCCCATCACCAGCAAGTCGTGGCTGCCCCGGTGTACCAATCTGCTCCAGTCCACTACGCTATCCCAGTCCACCATGCCGCTCCTGCTCACCACGAACATCAAAAAGAGGAACACCATGATTACTAT GCGCACCCCAAATACGAGTTCTCGTACAAGGTGGAGGACCCCCACACCGGTGACCGCAAGTCCCAGCACGAGTTCCGAGACGGCGACGTCGTGAAGGGCGTCTACAGCCTGCACGAGGCCGATGGTTCCGTCCGCACTGTTGAATACAACTCTGACAAGCACAGCGG ttTCAACGCGTACGTGAAACACTCGGAACCCATCAAGCATGTCCAGCCCCACCATCATCACCATTAA
- the LOC134665929 gene encoding histidine-rich glycoprotein-like, producing MISKVLIVAVALAAVCAQEHYQHGHGQEQGHGHGHAVSSQSFVLHQVQHPHHESAHGSYEHQALAHHESQQHAAPVHHSVQVHHAPVHHEHQVHHAQQEHRVHHAPAHQEQVQVHHAPAHHEHVVQVHHAVPEHHATYEHHAAPVHHAPAQHEHIVQVQQAAPVYHAAPVHHSAPVQHVAPVYHTVQVAPAHQGHHKEQHEEEHQDYYAYPKYEFSYKVEDPHTGDRKSQHESRDGDVVKGVYSLHEADGSIRTVEYDSDKHSGFNAYVKHSEPSKHIQPQQHQYHH from the exons ATGATCTCTAAA GTCCTAATCGTTGCTGTGGCCTTAGCGGCTGTATGTGCTCAGGAGCACTACCAGCACGGGCATGGCCAGGAGCAAGGCCACGGACACGGACACGCTGTGTCCTCTCAGTCCTTCGTGCTCCACCAAGTCCAGCATCCTCACCACGAGTCTGCCCATGGCTCTTATGAACACCAGGCTCTCGCTCACCACGAGTCACAACAGCACGCCGCTCCCGTCCACCATTCCGTCCAAGTGCACCATGCCCCCGTCCACCATGAACACCAAGTGCATCATGCCCAACAGGAGCACCGAGTTCACCACGCCCCCGCCCACCAGGAGCAAGTTCAAGTGCACCACGCTCCCGCCCATCACGAGCACGTAGTCCAAGTGCACCACGCTGTGCCCGAGCACCATGCTACTTACGAGCATCATGCTGCCCCCGTCCACCACGCTCCCGCTCAGCATGAGCACATTGTCCAAGTGCAGCAAGCTGCTCCTGTCTACCACGCCGCCCCCGTCCACCACTCCGCTCCCGTCCAACACGTTGCTCCCGTCTACCATACCGTCCAAGTTGCTCCCGCTCACCAGGGACATCACAAGGAACAACATGAGGAGGAGCACCAGGATTACTAC GCTTACCCCAAATACGAGTTCTCGTACAAGGTGGAGGACCCCCACACCGGTGACCGCAAGTCCCAGCACGAGTCCCGCGACGGCGACGTCGTGAAGGGCGTCTACAGCCTGCATGAGGCTGACGGCTCCATCCGCACCGTCGAATACGACTCTGATAAACACAGCGG TTTCAACGCGTACGTGAAGCACTCCGAACCCTCCAAGCACATCCAGCCCCAGCAGCACCAATACCATCATTAA
- the LOC134665928 gene encoding histidine-rich protein PFHRP-II-like produces the protein MMRSNKFNQFALVTSAVYIELMTMLIHQFHRGSERRRIEMFAKALILALAVGASYCQEHHYALKTLVRHEQPQEYVHHQAPELSTHKAPAPIYEVQYQTVPESQEQGVSSQAIHHQPSADHEIQLTSAKEAEPAYVYVQQEKKPVHFHHGISLQSLYKHAAAAQKVPATHKYQAHHEPSHYESHYNHEALSHHHAAQQHPSEHHAPSHHAAHSEESHEEPIDYYAHPKYQYEYKVEDPHTGDSKFQHEVRDGDVVKGVYSFQEADGSIRTVEYTSDKHNGFNAVVKHTAPSHHAHTKHHHEN, from the exons ATGATGCGGAGTAACAAATTCAATCAATTCGCTCTTGTAACATCTGCGGTATATATTGAGCTTATGACTATGCTAATTCATCAGTTCCACCGCGGAAGTGAAAGAAGAAGGATCGAAATGTTCGCTAAA GCTTTGATCCTCGCTCTTGCCGTTGGGGCATCCTACTGTCAGGAGCATCATTATGCTCTCAAAACGTTAGTGCGCCATGAACAACCTCAGGAATATGTCCACCACCAGGCTCCAGAGCTTTCGACGCACAAGGCACCAGCCCCCATCTACGAAGTGCAATATCAAACTGTTCCAGAGAGTCAGGAACAGGGCGTGTCATCGCAAGCCATTCATCACCAACCTTCTGCTGATCATGAAATCCAGTTGACAAGCGCAAAGGAAGCTGAACCAGCGTACGTTTACGTACAGCAGGAAAAAAAGCCAGTCCATTTCCACCATGGAATTTCCCTGCAATCACTATACAAGCACGCAGCTGCTGCTCAAAAAGTTCCTGCCACACATAAATACCAAGCTCACCATGAGCCGTCACACTACGAGTCGCACTACAACCACGAAGCTCTCAGCCATCACCACGCTGCTCAGCAACATCCCTCTGAGCATCACGCTCCATCCCACCACGCTGCCCATTCCGAGGAATCCCATGAAGAGCCTATCGACTATTAC GCTCACCCTAAGTACCAGTATGAGTACAAAGTAGAGGACCCGCATACCGGAGACAGCAAGTTCCAGCATGAAGTACGTGACGGAGATGTCGTGAAGGGCGTCTACAGCTTCCAGGAGGCCGATGGCTCCATCAGGACTGTCGAGTACACGTCCGACAAGCATAATGG ATTCAACGCGGTGGTAAAGCACACGGCGCCGAGTCATCACGCGCACACCAAGCATCACCACGAGAACTAA
- the LOC134666206 gene encoding uncharacterized protein LOC134666206, translated as SLTSLSSSSVSSKQVPNYVLPTPEEVEKLPPPVIRTHIPSEPAPVHQNQEPPVPVQHYFTPANFQAKPVQPVLQPIPVLQQTVSVHHQAPVEQSVSLHYQPSPAIQTVSVHHQSPVEQSVSLHYQPAPAIQTVSVHHQPTIQYESAQLHYESPVHHFSAPLHRENASVQNGVHQPQHEEHHEDYYAYPKYEFEYKVEDPHTGDRKSQHESRDGDLVRGYYSLHEADGSVRTVEYSADKHNGFNANVKNDHHQSHH; from the exons TCTCTTACGTCACTCTCATCATCATCTGTTTCATCTAAACAAGTTCCTAATTACGTCCTTCCTACTCCCGAAGAAGTTGAAAAACTGCCACCTCCAGTAATCCGCACCCACATACCTTCCGAGCCAGCTCCCGTTCACCAAAACCAAGAACCTCCGGTTCCTGTCCAACATTACTTTACACCTGCCAACTTCCAAGCCAAACCTGTTCAGCCAGTGCTTCAACCCATTCCTGTACTTCAGCAAACAGTATCTGTGCATCACCAAGCTCCTGTAGAACAATCAGTTTCCCTGCACTATCAACCCTCCCCAGCCATCCAAACAGTATCCGTGCATCACCAAAGTCCTGTAGAACAATCGGTTTCTCTGCACTATCAACCTGCCCCAGCAATCCAAACAGTATCCGTGCACCATCAACCTACGATTCAATATGAGTCTGCTCAGTTACATTATGAATCTCCTGTGCATCATTTCTCTGCACCTCTGCATCGTGAGAATGCTTCAGTTCAAAATGGAGTGCACCAACCTCAACATGAAGAGCACCATGAAGATTATTAC gcGTACCCTAAATACGAGTTCGAGTACAAGGTGGAGGATCCGCACACTGGTGACCGCAAGTCCCAGCACGAGTCCCGCGACGGCGACCTCGTGAGGGGCTACTACAGCCTGCATGAGGCCGACGGCTCTGTTCGTACTGTCGAGTATTCGGCTGACAAGCACAACGG attcaaCGCGAACGTGAAGAATGACCATCACCAGAGCCATCACTAA
- the LOC134666207 gene encoding histidine-rich glycoprotein-like → MDTATVWLGRKYTSRRCIMAMARTIGGHEHHEPEHHTHPKYEFEYHVEDPHTHDKKMQQEHRDGDVVKGRYSLHQPDGHVRHVEYHADKHGFHADVKYSQHHVLDLIHQLPIRIRTFNILNFIFKMFSKIFVVTATLAVALARPQEGHGHNEHGHAYSSQSIVLHQSQGHEHGHGHEQIGHIQLGHVQLGHIQHEPVHLVSYHEPIHTVSQQTHHAVSSQNIQRHDVPGKAPEGHHDYYAHPKYEFEYKVEDPHTGDKKSQHESRDGDLVKGYYSLHEADGTVRIVHYTADHKTGFNAQVQREGHAKHVVPAHHH, encoded by the exons ATGGACACGGCCACGGTGTGGCTCGGTCGGAAGTACACATCAAGACGGTGCATCATGGCCATGGCCCGCACCATTGG CGGGCATGAACACCATGAACCTGAACACCAT ACTCACCCGAAGTACGAATTCGAGTACCACGTGGAAGACCCGCACACTCACGACAAGAAGATGCAGCAGGAGCATCGCGACGGCGACGTCGTGAAGGGCCGCTACAGCCTGCACCAGCCCGACGGCCACGTCAGACATGTGGAATACCACGCCGACAAGCACGG ATTCCACGCAGACGTTAAATACAGCCAACATcatg TACTAGATCTCATACATCAATTACCAATTCGTATTCGAACGTTCAACatccttaattttatttttaaaatgttttctaaG ATATTCGTGGTTACCGCTACCCTGGCTGTAGCTCTTGCTAGGCCTCAAGAAGGGCACGGGCACAATGAACATGGACACGCGTACTCGTCTCAGAGCATCGTTCTACACCAGAGCCAAGGTCATGAGCATGGACATGGGCATGAGCAGATTGGTCATATTCAGCTTGGCCATGTGCAACTTGGTCATATCCAGCACGAGCCCGTGCATCTAGTGTCATACCACGAGCCCATTCACACTGTGTCACAACAAACTCACCACGCCGTCTCTTCACAAAACATCCAGCGGCACGACGTGCCCGGCAAGGCGCCCGAAGGCCACCACGACTACTACGCGCACCCTAAATACGAGTTCGAGTACAAGGTGGAGGACCCGCACACCGGCGACAAGAAGTCCCAGCACGAGTCCCGCGACGGCGACCTCGTGAAGGGCTACTACAGCCTGCACGAGGCCGACGGCACTGTCAGGATCGTGCATTACACCGCTGACCACAAGACTGG ATTCAATGCCCAGGTCCAGCGTGAAGGTCACGCCAAGCATGTAGTACCGGCTCATCATCATTAA
- the LOC134666208 gene encoding uncharacterized protein LOC134666208, which translates to MPNHVPHLTRSIITKSNTFTQILYLAALVGLVIAQHGHEHAHSSQHISKHDGHAEEVIIKDHHGHEKHVDYYTHPKYEFKYEVEDKHTGDHKTQHEHRDGDVVKGFYSLHEPDGSLRDVHYHSDKKTG; encoded by the exons atgccCAACCATGTCCCTCACTTAACTCGCA GCATAATAACAAAATCAAATACTTTTACACAGATTTTGTATCTCGCTGCTCTGGTGGGGTTGGTGATCGCGCAGCACGGGCATGAGCACGCGCACTCCTCGCAGCACATCTCCAAGCACGACGGACACGCGGAGGAAGTCATCATCAAGGACCACCACGGACACGAGAAACACGTCGACTACTAC ACGCATCCCAAGTACGAGTTCAAGTACGAGGTGGAGGACAAGCACACGGGCGACCACAAGACGCAGCACGAGCACCGCGACGGCGACGTCGTCAAGGGCTTCTACAGCCTGCACGAGCCCGACGGCTCCCTCAGGGACGTGCACTACCACAGTGACAAAAAGACTGGGTGA
- the LOC134666209 gene encoding histidine-rich glycoprotein-like, with product MCLGVFIGAVVAQHGHEHAHSSQHISKHDGHAEEIIIKDHHGHEKHVDYYTHPKYEFKYEVEDKHTGDHKTQHEHRDGDVVKGFYSLHEPDGSLRDVHYHSDKKTGFHATVKHSTHHIVPEHHHHHLQVSHSIHHFRFTFDHSTVLKMYSKILVVAATLAVALARPQEGHGHNEHGHAYSSQSIVLHQSHSQEHGHGHGQEQLGHIQLGHVQLGHIQHEPVHLVSYHEPIHTVSQQTHHAVSSQNIQRHDVPGKAPEGHHDYYAHPKYEFEYKVEDPHTGDKKSQHESRDGDLVKGYYSLHEADGTVRIVHYTADHKTGFNAQVQREGHAKHVVPAHHH from the exons ATGTGTCTAGGAGTTTTCATCGGCGCAGTGGTGGCCCAGCACGGGCATGAGCACGCGCACTCCTCGCAGCACATCTCCAAGCACGACGGACACGCGGAGGAAATCATCATCAAGGACCACCACGGACACGAGAAGCACGTCGACTACTAC ACGCATCCCAAGTACGAGTTCAAGTACGAGGTGGAAGACAAGCACACGGGCGACCACAAGACGCAGCACGAGCACCGCGACGGCGACGTCGTCAAGGGCTTCTACAGCCTGCACGAGCCCGACGGCTCCCTCAGGGACGTGCACTACCACAGTGACAAAAAGACTGG TTTTCATGCAACGGTCAAGCACAGTACCCACCACATCGTGCCGGAACACCATCATCACCAT CTGCAAGTATCTCATTCCATACATCATTTTCGGTTTACATTCGACCATTCAACAGTTCTGAAAATGTACTCAAAA ATATTAGTGGTTGCCGCTACCCTGGCTGTAGCTCTTGCTCGGCCACAAGAAGGGCACGGGCACAATGAACATGGACACGCGTACTCGTCTCAGAGCATCGTTCTACACCAGAGCCACAGTCAGGAGCATGGACATGGCCATGGGCAAGAACAGCTTGGTCATATTCAGCTTGGCCATGTGCAACTTGGTCATATCCAGCACGAGCCCGTGCATCTAGTGTCATACCACGAGCCCATTCACACTGTGTCACAACAAACTCACCACGCCGTCTCTTCACAAAACATCCAGCGGCACGACGTGCCCGGCAAGGCGCCCGAAGGCCACCACGACTACTACGCGCACCCTAAATACGAGTTCGAGTACAAGGTGGAGGACCCGCACACCGGCGACAAGAAGTCCCAGCACGAGTCCCGCGACGGCGACCTCGTGAAGGGCTACTACAGCCTGCACGAGGCCGACGGCACTGTCAGGATCGTGCATTACACCGCTGACCACAAGACTGG ATTCAATGCCCAGGTCCAGCGTGAAGGTCACGCCAAGCATGTAGTACCGGCTCATCATCATTAA